One genomic region from Marmota flaviventris isolate mMarFla1 chromosome 6, mMarFla1.hap1, whole genome shotgun sequence encodes:
- the Cgas gene encoding cyclic GMP-AMP synthase isoform X1 — protein sequence MDPGRRKATQITSKAGAATRKPSEPGTRVALTQPCESPAASRAARPVGKGGPVRESQSLQTQSARDPQEKLLERAPGARSKKPSLRAKGAPPSGFSSTEQIVARTVPAQAMEPPAALGPSLPRAGSRREGGARSAREQKPQPEPTEVPCSVPPLRAPSLGGKEGAPGGWKPRAVLEKLRLRRQEISAAAEVVNKVVDHLLRRLQDFDSEFKGVELLRTGSYYERVKISAPNEFDVMFKLEVPRIQLEEYCDSGAHYFVKFKRNPKGNPLKHFVEEEILSASKMLLKFRKIIKDEIKNIKDIDVTMEKKKPGSPAVTLVIRKSEEIFVDIILALESKSSWPANTQKGLPINNWLGAKVRTNLRRQPFYLVPKHAKKGNGFQEETWRLSFSHIEKDILNNHGQSKTCCETDGVKCCRKDCLKLMKYLLEQLKKKFEDRKELDKFCSYHVKTAFLHVCTKDPQDSQWHPKNLVVCFDNCVAFFLECLRAEQLEHYFIPVVNLFSRNHIDKISKEFLCKEIEYERNNGFPIFNEF from the exons ATGGACCCCGGACGCAGAAAGGCGACTCAGATAACTTCGAAAGCCGGAGCTGCCACCCGCAAGCCTTCGGAGCCGGGTACGAGGGTAGCCCTGACCCAGCCTTGCGAGTCTCCCGCTGCTTCCCGGGCCGCCCGACCCGTGGGAAAGGGCGGCCCTGTCCGGGAGTCCCAATCCTTGCAGACCCAGAGCGCTCGGGACCCCCAGGAGAAGCTGCTGGAACGTGCTCCCGGAGCCCGATCGAAAAAGCCATCTCTGCGCGCGAAGGGTGCGCCGCCCTCTGGCTTTAGTAGCACCGAACAAATCGTGGCGCGCACGGTTCCAGCCCAGGCAATGGAGCCTCCTGCGGCCCTGGGGCCGTCCCTTCCCAGGGCAGGGTCTCGCCGCGAGGGAGGCGCGCGTTCGGCTCGGGAACAGAAACCCCAGCCTGAACCCACGGAAGTGCCTTGCTCCGTCCCGCCGCTCCGGGCCCCGAGtctgggagggaaggaaggggcgCCTGGCGGCTGGAAGCCCCGGGCTGTGCTGGAGAAGTTGAGGCTCAGGCGCCAGGAAATCTCAGCCGCAGCCGAGGTGGTGAACAAGGTCGTAGACCACCTGCTTCGGAGATTGCAGGACTTCGATTCCGAGTTCAAAGGTGTCGAGTTGCTGCGCACGGGGAGCTACTACGAGCGCGTGAAG ATTTCTGCACCTAATGAATTTGATGTCATGTTTAAACTGGAAGTCCCCAGAATTCAGCTAGAAGAATATTGTGATAGTGGTGCTCATTACTTTGTGAAGTTCAAAAGAAATCCCAAAGGAAATCCTCTGAAGCACTTTGTAGAAGAGGAAATATTGTCAGCTTCTAAGATGCTGTTAAAGTTTAGGAAAATcattaaagatgaaattaaaaatatcaaag aTATAGACGTCACTATGGAGAAGAAAAAACCAGGGAGTCCTGCTGTAACACTTGTTATTAGGAAATCTGAAGAAATATTTGTGGATATAATTCTGGCTTTGGAATCAAAAAGTAGCTGGCCTGCTAACACACAGAAAGGTCTGCCTATCAATAACTGGCTTGGAGCAAAAGTTAGGACCAATCTAAGACGACAGCCATTTTACCTCGTACCCAAGCATGCAAAAAAAGGAAACGGTTTTCAAG AAGAGACATGGCggctctctttctctcacattgAAAAAGACATTTTGAACAACCATGGACAATCTAAAACATGTTGTGAAACTGATGGAGTTAAATGTTGCAG GAAAGATTGTTTAAAACTAATGAAATACCTTTTGGAACAgctgaaaaaaaagtttgaagacCGAAAAGAACTGGATAAATTCTGCTCTTATCATGTAAAAACTGCCTTCCTGCATGTATGTACCAAGGATCCACAGGATAGTCAGTGGCACCCCAAAAATCTAGTAGTCTGCTTTGATAACTGTGTGGCATTCTTTCTTGAGTGTCTTAGGGCAGAACAACTTGAGCATTATTTTATTCCTGTAGTCAATCTATTCTCTCGAAACCACATTGACAAAATAAGTAAAGAATTTTTGTGCAAAGAAATTGAATATGAAAGAAAcaatggatttccaatttttaatgaattttga